The Prunus dulcis unplaced genomic scaffold, ALMONDv2, whole genome shotgun sequence genome includes a region encoding these proteins:
- the LOC117613221 gene encoding protein ALEX-like: MAKTNKFTSINFNHIYEKNLSTNSKPNANSKGPSPSSSSSSYSAISSPHNKTHGRMLVLTRPTPKSISNPPPLSPQPQPQQQPQQPHLQSPSQQTQQLPDQIRADPRSDAISLRPLGRTGSSPPILSPVPRHKEAPGLILSPKPDKFVPPHLRPGFVAKEERPRPVQKHFGAPVQYGEDGWPKSGGGNDRMTRPRSSGNRPTSSG; encoded by the coding sequence atggCAAAAACCAACAAGTTCACGTCCATAAACTTCAACCACATCTACGAGAAAAACCTCTCCACCAATTCCAAACCCAACGCCAATAGCAAAGgcccttctccttcttcttcttcttcctcctacTCTGCCATTTCTTCACCCCACAACAAGACCCATGGCCGCATGCTTGTCCTGACCCGACCCACCCCCAAATCCATCTCCAACCCACCGCCCCTTTCGCCTCAACCTCAACCGCAACAGCAACCGCAGCAACCCCATCTCCAATCTCCATCTCAACAAACCCAGCAGCTACCCGATCAGATCCGGGCTGATCCTCGTTCCGATGCAATCTCGCTTCGTCCTTTAGGCCGAACCGGTTCAAGCCCGCCCATATTGTCTCCGGTTCCGAGGCACAAGGAAGCTCCGGGCTTGATATTGTCGCCGAAACCGGACAAGTTCGTGCCGCCTCATCTACGGCCGGGTTTTGTAGCGAAGGAAGAGCGCCCCAGACCGGTTCAGAAGCATTTTGGAGCTCCGGTTCAGTATGGGGAAGATGGCTGGCCCAAGTCGGGTGGTGGGAATGATAGGATGACTCGGCCGAGATCGAGCGGGAACCGACCGACTTCCAGTGGATG